In Citrus sinensis cultivar Valencia sweet orange chromosome 4, DVS_A1.0, whole genome shotgun sequence, one DNA window encodes the following:
- the LOC102621209 gene encoding 1,4-dihydroxy-2-naphthoyl-CoA synthase, peroxisomal isoform X3 translates to MIAITGYTVKCQATMSFGELHVMSLARNSPTLFMKKLSVKVLPRPDRRNAFRPHTVKELIRAFNDARDDSSVGVIILTGKGTEAFCSGGDQALRTRDGYADYENFGRLNVLDLQVQIRRLPKPVIAMVAGYAVGGGHVLHMVCDLTIAADNAIFGQTGPKVGSFDAGYGSSIMSRLVGPKKAREMWFLARFYTAEEAEKMGLVNTVVPLEKLEQETIKWSREILRNSPTAIRVLKSALNAVDDGHAGLQTLGGDATLIFYGTEEGSEGKTAFVERRRPDFLKFPRRP, encoded by the exons ATGATAGCTATCACCGGATACACGGTGAAGTGCCAAGCCACGATGTCGTTTGGAGAATTGCATGTGATGAGTCTGGCACGGAATTCACCGacattatttatgaaaaagctGTCGGTGAAGGTATTGCCAAG GCCGGACAGAAGAAACGCGTTTCGGCCACATACAGTTAAGGAGCTCATTCGCGCGTTTAATGATGCTAGAGATGATAGTTCCGTGGGAGTCATTATTCTTACCGGGaag GGAACTGAGGCATTTTGTAGTGGTGGTGACCAAGCATTGAGAACCAGAGATGGTTATGCcgattatgaaaattttggcCGCCTTAATGTCTTAGATTTGCAG GTTCAGATTCGGCGTCTTCCCAAACCAGTAATCGCAATG GTTGCAGGTTATGCTGTTGGAGGAGGACATGTGCTGCACATGGTTTGTGATCTTACTATTGCAGCAGATAACGCAATTTTCGGGCAAACTGGTCCTAAG GTTGGAAGCTTTGATGCAGGTTATGGAAGCTCCATCATGTCACGTTTG GTGGGGCCTAAAAAAGCACGTGAAATGTGGTTTTTAGCAAGGTTTTACACTGCTGAGGAGGCAGAGAAAATGGGACTTGTGAACACTGTTGTACCA CTAGAGAAGTTAGAGCAAGAAACAATTAAATGGAGTCGAGAGATCCTAAGAAACAGTCCGACTGCTATTAGAGTGCTCAAATCAGCTCTCAATGCAGTTGATGATGGCCATGCTGGACTCCAG ACACTTGGCGGTGATGCCACCCTCATATTTTATGGCACCGAGGAAGGTAGTGAAGGGAAGACAGCATTTGTGGAACGCAGACGCCCAGACTTCTTGAAATTTCCTCGACGACCTTAG
- the LOC102621209 gene encoding 1,4-dihydroxy-2-naphthoyl-CoA synthase, peroxisomal isoform X2, translating to MIAITGYTVKCQATMSFGELHVMSLARNSPTLFMKKLSVKVLPRQVTTNTTKITINRPDRRNAFRPHTVKELIRAFNDARDDSSVGVIILTGKGTEAFCSGGDQALRTRDGYADYENFGRLNVLDLQVQIRRLPKPVIAMVAGYAVGGGHVLHMVCDLTIAADNAIFGQTGPKVGSFDAGYGSSIMSRLVGPKKAREMWFLARFYTAEEAEKMGLVNTVVPLEKLEQETIKWSREILRNSPTAIRVLKSALNAVDDGHAGLQTLGGDATLIFYGTEEGSEGKTAFVERRRPDFLKFPRRP from the exons ATGATAGCTATCACCGGATACACGGTGAAGTGCCAAGCCACGATGTCGTTTGGAGAATTGCATGTGATGAGTCTGGCACGGAATTCACCGacattatttatgaaaaagctGTCGGTGAAGGTATTGCCAAGGCAAGTTACTACTAATACTACTAAG ATTACGATTAATAGGCCGGACAGAAGAAACGCGTTTCGGCCACATACAGTTAAGGAGCTCATTCGCGCGTTTAATGATGCTAGAGATGATAGTTCCGTGGGAGTCATTATTCTTACCGGGaag GGAACTGAGGCATTTTGTAGTGGTGGTGACCAAGCATTGAGAACCAGAGATGGTTATGCcgattatgaaaattttggcCGCCTTAATGTCTTAGATTTGCAG GTTCAGATTCGGCGTCTTCCCAAACCAGTAATCGCAATG GTTGCAGGTTATGCTGTTGGAGGAGGACATGTGCTGCACATGGTTTGTGATCTTACTATTGCAGCAGATAACGCAATTTTCGGGCAAACTGGTCCTAAG GTTGGAAGCTTTGATGCAGGTTATGGAAGCTCCATCATGTCACGTTTG GTGGGGCCTAAAAAAGCACGTGAAATGTGGTTTTTAGCAAGGTTTTACACTGCTGAGGAGGCAGAGAAAATGGGACTTGTGAACACTGTTGTACCA CTAGAGAAGTTAGAGCAAGAAACAATTAAATGGAGTCGAGAGATCCTAAGAAACAGTCCGACTGCTATTAGAGTGCTCAAATCAGCTCTCAATGCAGTTGATGATGGCCATGCTGGACTCCAG ACACTTGGCGGTGATGCCACCCTCATATTTTATGGCACCGAGGAAGGTAGTGAAGGGAAGACAGCATTTGTGGAACGCAGACGCCCAGACTTCTTGAAATTTCCTCGACGACCTTAG
- the LOC102621883 gene encoding polygalacturonase At1g48100 — MRGLSFRSLAFLFLIAFLVWSASFETCNARRGRHWRHGRSSNSVSLSKKNNKGNTHRKGGHHNYHNGKPKPKPKPKPKAPSHNKSPPLAPAVPTKPVYDVPPPSHHSSVFNVKDFGAKGNGVSDDTKAFEAAWAAACKVEASIMVVPAESVFLVGPMSFSGPYCQANIIFQLDGTIIAPTGSKDWGKGLLWWLDFTKLKGITIQGKGIIDGRGSVWWQDYPYDDPIDDESKLIIPLHNNTLPDKPPTPIRSELSGKMPSIKPTALRFYGSFNVTVTGITIQNSPQCHLKFDNCIGVVVHDVSVSSPGDSPNTDGIHLQNSKDVLIHTSNLACGDDCVSIQTGCSNVYVHNVNCGPGHGISIGSLGKDNTKACVSNITVRDVMMHNTMNGVRIKTWQGGSGSVQGVLFSNIQVSEVQLPIVIDQFYCDKSTCKNQTSAVALSGITYERVKGTYTVKPVHFACSDSLPCVDVTLSVIELKPVQERYHMYDPYCWQAFGESTTPTHPPIACLQKGKRPSNRPQSSPDACF; from the exons ATGAGAGGGTTGAGTTTCAGAAGCCTAGCATTCTTATTCTTGATTGCATTTCTTGTCTGGTCTGCAAGTTTTGAGACCTGCAATGCAAGAAGAGGGAGGCATTGGAGGCACGGCAGAAGCAGCAACTCTGTTTCTTTGTCCAAGAAGAATAATAAAGGAAATACCCATCGAAAAGGCGGTCACCACAATTATCACAATGgcaaaccaaaaccaaaaccgAAGCCCAAACCAAAGGCGCCGTCTCATAACAAGTCTCCTCCTTTGGCTCCGGCGGTGCCTACTAAGCCTGTATACGATGTTCCACCACCGAGCCACCATTCCTCTGTCTTTAACGTGAAGGATTTTGGCGCTAAGGGTAATGGAGTTAGTGATGACACTAAG GCATTTGAAGCTGCGTGGGCAGCTGCTTGTAAAGTCGAAGCATCAATTATGGTGGTTCCTGCAGAATCCGTATTCCTAGTAGGACCCATGTCATTCTCTGGCCCATACTGCCAAGCAAACATTATATTTCAG CTGGATGGAACAATAATTGCTCCTACAGGTTCCAAAGATTGGGGTAAAGGATTGTTATGGTGGCTCGATTTCACAAAGCTGAAAGGAATTACAATTCAGGGAAAAGGTATCATTGACGGAAGAGGCTCAGTATGGTGGCAAGACTATCCGTATGATGATCCTATAgatgatgaatcaaagctcaTCATCCCATTACACAACAACACATTACCAGACAAGCCACCAACGCCG ATAAGAAGTGAACTATCTGGGAAAATGCCAAGCATCAAGCCAACA GCTTTGAGGTTCTACGGGAGTTTTAATGTTACAGTTACCGGAATAACAATTCAAAACAGTCCGCAATGCCACCTCAAGTTTGATAATTGCATTGGAGTTGTGGTACATGATGTGAGCGTTTCATCGCCTGGTGATAGTCCCAACACAGATGGAATTCACCTGCAAAACTCCAAGGATGTGCTAATTCATACTTCCAATCTTGCATGCG GAGACGACTGTGTTTCTATTCAGACTGGATGCTCAAATGTATACGTACATAATGTGAACTGTGGTCCAGGACATGGAATCAGCATTGGAAGTCTGGGAAAAGATAACACCAAAGCATGTGTCTCAAACATTACTGTCCGAGATGTCATGATGCATAACACAATGAATGGTGTCAGAATCAAGACTTGGCAG GGTGGATCAGGTTCTGTGCAGGGGGTACTTTTCTCAAACATTCAAGTTTCTGAGGTCCAACTTCCAATTGTGATTGACCAATTCTATTGTGACAAAAGTACATGCAAGAACCAAACATCAGCTGTGGCTCTATCAGGAATCACCTATGAAAGAGTTAAAGGGACATACACAGTAAAACCAGTACACTTTGCCTGCAGTGACAGCCTTCCATGTGTAGATGTAACTCTATCTGTTATAGAGCTAAAACCAGTGCAAGAACGCTACCACATGTATGATCCCTACTGCTGGCAGGCATTTGGTGAGTCAACCACTCCAACTCACCCCCCGATTGCTTGTTTACAGAAGGGCAAACGACCAAGCAATAGGCCTCAGTCCAGTCCAGATGCATGTTTTTAA
- the LOC102621209 gene encoding 1,4-dihydroxy-2-naphthoyl-CoA synthase, peroxisomal isoform X1, translated as MAPQIDSARRRMTAVANHLVPVISSDSNSGFIGLNNASMNDSYHRIHGEVPSHDVVWRIACDESGTEFTDIIYEKAVGEGIAKITINRPDRRNAFRPHTVKELIRAFNDARDDSSVGVIILTGKGTEAFCSGGDQALRTRDGYADYENFGRLNVLDLQVQIRRLPKPVIAMVAGYAVGGGHVLHMVCDLTIAADNAIFGQTGPKVGSFDAGYGSSIMSRLVGPKKAREMWFLARFYTAEEAEKMGLVNTVVPLEKLEQETIKWSREILRNSPTAIRVLKSALNAVDDGHAGLQTLGGDATLIFYGTEEGSEGKTAFVERRRPDFLKFPRRP; from the exons ATGGCGCCGCAAATTGATTCCGCGAGGAGAAGAATGACCGCTGTTGCCAACCATCTTGTTCCGGTCATCAGTTCGGATTCGAATAGCGGTTTCATCGGGTTAAATAATGCCTCGATGAATGATAGCTATCACCGGATACACGGTGAAGTGCCAAGCCACGATGTCGTTTGGAGAATTGCATGTGATGAGTCTGGCACGGAATTCACCGacattatttatgaaaaagctGTCGGTGAAGGTATTGCCAAG ATTACGATTAATAGGCCGGACAGAAGAAACGCGTTTCGGCCACATACAGTTAAGGAGCTCATTCGCGCGTTTAATGATGCTAGAGATGATAGTTCCGTGGGAGTCATTATTCTTACCGGGaag GGAACTGAGGCATTTTGTAGTGGTGGTGACCAAGCATTGAGAACCAGAGATGGTTATGCcgattatgaaaattttggcCGCCTTAATGTCTTAGATTTGCAG GTTCAGATTCGGCGTCTTCCCAAACCAGTAATCGCAATG GTTGCAGGTTATGCTGTTGGAGGAGGACATGTGCTGCACATGGTTTGTGATCTTACTATTGCAGCAGATAACGCAATTTTCGGGCAAACTGGTCCTAAG GTTGGAAGCTTTGATGCAGGTTATGGAAGCTCCATCATGTCACGTTTG GTGGGGCCTAAAAAAGCACGTGAAATGTGGTTTTTAGCAAGGTTTTACACTGCTGAGGAGGCAGAGAAAATGGGACTTGTGAACACTGTTGTACCA CTAGAGAAGTTAGAGCAAGAAACAATTAAATGGAGTCGAGAGATCCTAAGAAACAGTCCGACTGCTATTAGAGTGCTCAAATCAGCTCTCAATGCAGTTGATGATGGCCATGCTGGACTCCAG ACACTTGGCGGTGATGCCACCCTCATATTTTATGGCACCGAGGAAGGTAGTGAAGGGAAGACAGCATTTGTGGAACGCAGACGCCCAGACTTCTTGAAATTTCCTCGACGACCTTAG